A stretch of the Balearica regulorum gibbericeps isolate bBalReg1 chromosome 25, bBalReg1.pri, whole genome shotgun sequence genome encodes the following:
- the KLHDC8A gene encoding kelch domain-containing protein 8A isoform X1 — MELANTKDFQWKTLAPLPSRRVYSTLVEAGGQVFAIGGCDDNGVPMDCFEVYSPEADQWTSLPPMPTARAGVAVATLGKRIMVIGGVGVNQMPLKIVEMYNIDEGKWKKRNSLREAAMGISVTAKDYRVYAAGGMGSDLRPHNYLQHYDMLKDIWVSLAAMPTPRYAATSFLRGAKIYVLGGRQSKYAINAFEVFDTETRSWTKFPNIPNKRAFSSFVPTEDKLFSLGGLRQGRLYRQPKFMRTVDMFDMEQGGWLKMERSFYLKKRRADFVAGYLKGRVVVAGGLGNQPTVLESAEAFHPEKNKWESLPPMPTPRCACSSIVVRNCLLAVGGVSQGLSSAVEALCLSDS; from the exons ATGGAGCTTGCTAATACCAAAGATTTCCAGTGGAAAACCCTCGCCCCGCTCCCGAGCCGCAGGGTCTACTCAACCTTGGTGGAAGCCGGCGGGCAGGTGTTTGCCATCGGGGGCTGCGATGACAACGGGGTCCCCATGGACTGCTTTGAGGTGTACTCCCCCGAGGCCGACCAGTGGACCTCGCTGCCGCCCATGCCCACGGCCCGGGCGGGGGTGGCGGTGGCCACTTTGGGCAAGCGGATCATGGTGATAGGAGGGGTCGGAGTGAATCAGATGCCGCTGAAGATAGTGGAGATGTACAACATAGATGAGGGCAAGTGGAAGAAGAGGAACTCACTGAGAGAGGCAGCCATGGGCATCTCGGTGACGGCAAAAG ACTACAGAGTCTATGCGGCTGGTGGGATGGGATCTGACCTGCGGCCCCACAACTACCTGCAACACTACGACATGCTCAAGGACATCTGGGTGTCGCTGGCGGCCATGCCCACACCCAGGTACGCTGCCACATCCTTCCTGCGAGGCGCCAAGATCTACGTGCTGG GTGGAAGGCAGTCCAAGTACGCTATCAATGCCTTCGAGGTCTTTGACACAGAGACCAGGTCATGGACCAAGTTTCCCAACATCCCCAACAAAAGAGCCTTCTCCAGCTTCGTGCCCACAGAAGACAAGCTCTTCAGTCTCGGGGGTCTGCGGCAGGGACGGCTCTACCGGCAGCCCAAGTTCATGAGGACCGTGGACATGTTTGACATGGAACAAG GTGGCTGGTTGAAGATGGAGCGTTCCTTCTACCTGAAGAAAAGGCGAGCAGACTTTGTGGCTGGCTACCTGAAAGGCAGAGTTGTGGTGGCTGGGGGACTAG GAAACCAGCCGACTGTCCTGGAGTCCGCAGAGGCCTTCCACCCTGAGAAGAACAAGTGGGAGAGCCTGCCGCCCATGCCCACCCCGCGCTGCGCCTGCTCCAGCATCGTGGTGCGGAACTGCCTGCTGGCTGTCGGCGGGGTGAGCCAGGGCCTGAGCAGTGCCGTGGAGGCACTGTGCCTCTCCGATTCCTAG
- the KLHDC8A gene encoding kelch domain-containing protein 8A isoform X2, giving the protein MELANTKDFQWKTLAPLPSRRVYSTLVEAGGQVFAIGGCDDNGVPMDCFEVYSPEADQWTSLPPMPTARAGVAVATLGKRIMVIGGVGVNQMPLKIVEMYNIDEGKWKKRNSLREAAMGISVTAKDYRVYAAGGMGSDLRPHNYLQHYDMLKDIWVSLAAMPTPRYAATSFLRGAKIYVLGGRQSKYAINAFEVFDTETRSWTKFPNIPNKRAFSSFVPTEDKLFSLGGLRQGRLYRQPKFMRTVDMFDMEQGNQPTVLESAEAFHPEKNKWESLPPMPTPRCACSSIVVRNCLLAVGGVSQGLSSAVEALCLSDS; this is encoded by the exons ATGGAGCTTGCTAATACCAAAGATTTCCAGTGGAAAACCCTCGCCCCGCTCCCGAGCCGCAGGGTCTACTCAACCTTGGTGGAAGCCGGCGGGCAGGTGTTTGCCATCGGGGGCTGCGATGACAACGGGGTCCCCATGGACTGCTTTGAGGTGTACTCCCCCGAGGCCGACCAGTGGACCTCGCTGCCGCCCATGCCCACGGCCCGGGCGGGGGTGGCGGTGGCCACTTTGGGCAAGCGGATCATGGTGATAGGAGGGGTCGGAGTGAATCAGATGCCGCTGAAGATAGTGGAGATGTACAACATAGATGAGGGCAAGTGGAAGAAGAGGAACTCACTGAGAGAGGCAGCCATGGGCATCTCGGTGACGGCAAAAG ACTACAGAGTCTATGCGGCTGGTGGGATGGGATCTGACCTGCGGCCCCACAACTACCTGCAACACTACGACATGCTCAAGGACATCTGGGTGTCGCTGGCGGCCATGCCCACACCCAGGTACGCTGCCACATCCTTCCTGCGAGGCGCCAAGATCTACGTGCTGG GTGGAAGGCAGTCCAAGTACGCTATCAATGCCTTCGAGGTCTTTGACACAGAGACCAGGTCATGGACCAAGTTTCCCAACATCCCCAACAAAAGAGCCTTCTCCAGCTTCGTGCCCACAGAAGACAAGCTCTTCAGTCTCGGGGGTCTGCGGCAGGGACGGCTCTACCGGCAGCCCAAGTTCATGAGGACCGTGGACATGTTTGACATGGAACAAG GAAACCAGCCGACTGTCCTGGAGTCCGCAGAGGCCTTCCACCCTGAGAAGAACAAGTGGGAGAGCCTGCCGCCCATGCCCACCCCGCGCTGCGCCTGCTCCAGCATCGTGGTGCGGAACTGCCTGCTGGCTGTCGGCGGGGTGAGCCAGGGCCTGAGCAGTGCCGTGGAGGCACTGTGCCTCTCCGATTCCTAG